Genomic window (Dehalococcoidales bacterium):
ACGGTGACATTACCAGCAGTTGCCCACCAATTCCGGTATGCCTGGTCAGTTCTATATCGAGATGACCATCCGACCCGGCCACCATCCGCTGATAGATTTGGATTTCCTCCACCGGCTTCAGGGACAGACGTAAAAAGACGACTACGTATAAAACCCCCAAGTATCCCACGACAACTGCGGAGGCAATTAACAGTGACCTGTTACCCAATAGCAGCGAAATACCCAGCACACAGAACGTCGTCACAAGCAAGATAATACCGATATCAGTTGGCCGACGCCGGTAAGCAGTATCCCTGAATGCCGCAACCTCGCCAGACCTTCTGAGACTATAATCGACGAGGACCATCGCCGGCAACGCAATGAGAGTGGCGATGAGATGACCCACCTGTGGAGACAGGAGTACTGCTATCGCCAGAAACGTGAAACACTCCGTCAGCAGGTTCACTGTGGGACTGGCGGCCCACCGCCGCAGACCAAGGTACCAGACCAGCAGTCCAATAGGCACAAGTGCCAGTACCGGAGAAGAAAGCACAGCCGCCGCCATCAGCGAGGCACTGATGTATATCCTCAAAGGTATTATGACACGTCGGTCATCGATACTTATCATGTCTCGATTCTAGGTACCGGCACCTTTTCCAGAATCCTGTTTATTATCATCCCGGGCATGACATCATCCATTTCCGCCTCAGGCTTAACCAGTATCCTGTGTTCCAAGGCGTAACGTGCGAGATACTTGATATCATCAGGGATTACGAAATCACGCGTGTCCATAGCAGCCAGCACCCGTGAGCACTTGAAAAGGGCTATTCCACTCCTGATACTTGGTCCTGCCAGGACATCAGGGTCAGAGCGCAGGCCGTCCACAATTGAAACAATGTACTCGACAATATGGGGTGATACGTAAATCCCTTTGATCAATGCCTGCAACTCTTTTATTTTTTCCGGAGTAGAGACGGGGTGAAGCTCAGGTTCGTCAATACGGTCAATGTTACTGATAACCTCTCTTTCCTCATCCATCGGTGAATACTCACTCAAGACTCTAAGCAGAAACCTGTCTGTTTGCACATCCGTCAGTGGATAGGTGCCCTCTGCCCCGGTCATAACTTGTGTGGCAATAACCATGAAGGGTTTCTCCAGCGGATAGGTCTGCTTCTCAATAGTCAACTGGTTTTCCTGCATCGCCTCGAGGAGGGCTGACTGTGTCCGGGGGGTTGTCCGGTTCAACTCATCGGCAAGCACTATGTTGGCGAAAATCGGTCCGTCAATGAGCCTCGATTCACCGGTCGGAGAATATAGGTAGAAGCCGGTTACGTCCGCCGGCATCATGTCCGGCGTGAACTGTATCCGGCTAAACTTGCCACCTATTGCCTCCGCAAAGCTGTTGGCGAGTTTCGTTTTTGCAGTGCCCGGATACCCTTCAATCAACACGTGCCCGCCGGCGACGAGGGCAATCATGAGTATCCTGATTATCTCATCCTTACCGACGATAGCCTTGGCAACCTCCCTGGTAATTCTCGCATAGATATCAGCAAATCTCTTAGTATCGTTCAACGATACCTCCTTTCTTCAGTGCGTACCTGGAGACGACAATGAATACTAGCGCTGTGGTACCTAATAGCCCCGCCGGGCTCGCAAGTATCGCCCGGAGCGAGTCCAACCCTGTCTTTGACACATCAAGGGGAGCCATTAGGAGATGTGAGGTTACAAACGAGATACTCTGCTGCTGGCCATTACGGCTGGTCAGATGCCTGATGAAGGCGTAGTTATCGTCCCTGCCCACAATGCTGTTTATCACAATGCTGGGGTCTGCTACCACAACAACCTCGCCATCCCCAATCGAAAATTGTGCTGCCACCGGGAAGGGGCCCGAAGGTTCTTCATCTTCCCATGTCTCACTCTCGTCCTCATCCAGGAAACTGGAAACCGAGGACCAGGCGATTATGTGGGACTCCGGGACGTCGAGTAAAGCGGTAGCATGATTCAGTACGATAGCATCGATCCCGGCTTCCATTACCTCCGGGGTGAAATCCAATATCCTTGGTAGCCGGAGATTCTTGAGATTAAAGACGGGATCGAGTAGAGGCTGGTTACTGAAGCGAACATCCAATCCCAGGTATGACAGAACCTGATTTCCATAGCCGTAATCATCCATCAAGAGCAGGGTGCCGCCGCCACCAACGAATCGCCCCACTGCTGCCAGTTCCTCCGTATCCAACTCAATGTAGGGGATGAGCACCAGAACAACCCCCGATGTCGTATCCGGCAGGTCATCCAGCGAATCAATAGTGGCTGCCCCGTACGCATCACAGAACCTTTTAACCCCGTTCCACATATCATTGTGCGTCATGAAATCCTCTGTCGATGGCAGGAAGTGCACACACAACATTGAGAGAACCAGTACCAGAACAACCACACCCAACAAGAGGCTAGCCGTCCTCATCTCTGAAAACCCCCTCTATTATGGGCAAAGTGCATCTTCCCAGGCAATACCTCTACCTCGGTTACGTCCAGTCATAACAAGAAGTCCGTCACATCATCGAGATACCAGAACAAGGAGACACCACCAAAAAAGATCCTCGGTGGCTTCAGATTCCTGTAAATACTCATCAACCCGACAGAGCCTCCACTGCCTTCAGGGTTACAATCACCAGGAAGCTGGCAAAAAAGACAACGCCGACGGTATTGAGAATCTTGCGCGCCCTGGGATTGAAATAGACGTAGAGCAGCGTAATTACCAGATAAGCAATGACATTCACCGTGAAGTAGACTGCTATATCCTTTTCGCCCATGAAGGCCAGAATGGTATTTATCAGGCAGGTGACCACGGCAAGGAATACCACGTATTTATTGTATATCCTCAAGATGACAGTACCTCGAGAGCAATTCTGCTCTTTCCATTGCTATAGTCCTCGTCCTTGATTCTGACGGGGCGTCCCAGTGCCTCGCTTGATATTGCGGCCACAATGGAAGCTATCGGACTACCCAGGCAACGATAGTACCACACATCCTCATAGTGAAGCCGCGACCCTTTAATCTCCACGTCAACTGTACCGTCGGTTAGTCTGACAGCCACCGAAGTAGCGATATCAAGCACCCCGGTCAGAATATAGGTCACCGCAGCCTCGATTTCGCCGGACGTCGGTCCTGGCCTGGTCTCCAGCAAATCAATGTTCATGCTGCCTGCCGTAGTCACGGAGATTGCCATATCGCCGGGGTCACTTCCATACCTAACTATCAACCGCGCCGGTATCTTCCCCCTGATATGGAGAATGTCCTGGTTATCCGCCAAGGGTATCAGGGCCCTTGGGGAACCACCTGTTATTGTCGATGGCAGATAAACGGCCTTGCCCCTGAGCTCGAGTTCCTCAAGCAGAACCGCGGTATTTTGCATTCCGGTCTTCAGCATCAACTCACAAGCTTCAGGAGAGACTGGGGGTCTTGTACCAGCCAGAACAATAGAGGTGAAGCCAAGCATGATTGCCGATAGACCCAGAGCCGTGAATGGCACGGACCCGATGGCAAAGTAGGATATCGGCGCAAATGTGCCACCGGCCAGGCAGAGTACCAGACCCAGCATTCGGTAAGGATTTCTCATTCCAGTATGTCTCCTCGCAACAATCATGGGCAACTCAGTCA
Coding sequences:
- a CDS encoding DUF4350 domain-containing protein; this encodes MRTASLLLGVVVLVLVLSMLCVHFLPSTEDFMTHNDMWNGVKRFCDAYGAATIDSLDDLPDTTSGVVLVLIPYIELDTEELAAVGRFVGGGGTLLLMDDYGYGNQVLSYLGLDVRFSNQPLLDPVFNLKNLRLPRILDFTPEVMEAGIDAIVLNHATALLDVPESHIIAWSSVSSFLDEDESETWEDEEPSGPFPVAAQFSIGDGEVVVVADPSIVINSIVGRDDNYAFIRHLTSRNGQQQSISFVTSHLLMAPLDVSKTGLDSLRAILASPAGLLGTTALVFIVVSRYALKKGGIVERY
- a CDS encoding MoxR family ATPase — its product is MNDTKRFADIYARITREVAKAIVGKDEIIRILMIALVAGGHVLIEGYPGTAKTKLANSFAEAIGGKFSRIQFTPDMMPADVTGFYLYSPTGESRLIDGPIFANIVLADELNRTTPRTQSALLEAMQENQLTIEKQTYPLEKPFMVIATQVMTGAEGTYPLTDVQTDRFLLRVLSEYSPMDEEREVISNIDRIDEPELHPVSTPEKIKELQALIKGIYVSPHIVEYIVSIVDGLRSDPDVLAGPSIRSGIALFKCSRVLAAMDTRDFVIPDDIKYLARYALEHRILVKPEAEMDDVMPGMIINRILEKVPVPRIET